One Bernardetia sp. genomic window, ATCAAGAATTATAATTTATTAGTAATTATTGCCACAAAAGAAGCTCATCTTACGTATCCATATTAATTTGTTTAATAGAATAATGATTACTGATTTGCTATGTCTTATATTATCTATATTAAAAATCTTTTTTTGCTCATTACTATTTTTTACTGTACAACAACTCTATTAGCACAAAATACAACTACATCTTATGATACCATCTATACAAAACGGAAAATTAAACTAATAAACAAAGACTTAGTATCAAGTAATTATAAAGCAGGGGATATAGATATTTATTTTTCTCCACTTGCACTGATCGAACCACGCCCAACTATATATATAGGAGGAGAATATTTTCTCAAGGATAAACTCTCTCTTTTTGTAGATTTGGGATATATGGTAAATATCACAGGTGCAGAATTAAATACTCAAGTAGATAGAACTGTATCTGCACAGGAAGATGCCACAGACCAAACTATTCTAAATTCTGCAAAGGCAAATTATACCATTAAACCTGAAATTCGTTGGTACAGACAAAATAGTAACTCAAAAGATGCCTCTTATTACGGTCTGCGCCTAATATGGAGAAATGTCAATTATTTGAAAAATCAGAGAGTGCATGAAGAATATGCTTTTAGTACGCTTACAAATACTTGGTCAGCCATAGGAGATGAAAATATGTCTATTTATAGGGTAAAACGACAAACACTAGGGCTTCAATTTCTTATAGGAACTAAAAAAAGATTCATCAAAGGAATAAATTCCAATCTTTATGCAGGTGTAGGAGTACGTTATATTTCTAACCAGCCAGAAAACAAAGCTTTCAATCCACTACAAGCTGAAGACAATCTTCTTGAAGAGTTAAACTTAGAGTTTCTTGCTTTTAACAAAGCCTATAAAATTATTACTATGGATTTTGCACTCGGCGTGCGATTTGGTGGAATAATAAAAAAATAAATATTTGATTTAGGTTAAATAACAACATATCAATCAATAAAAAAACATGAAAAAACAACATTTTCTATCTCTATTACTTTTTTTGCTTACATATTTCACAACAGACCAATTTTTACTTGCTCAGAAAGACACAGTAAATTATTATTATGAATATGATACTATCATTGTAGAGCGCAAAATCAAAAAGCTAAGATTTTCTGAATACAAAAGAGCAGATATGGATTTTTATTTATCTCCTCTAGCTCTTTTTGAGCCTTGTCCTACGATTTATTTTGGAACAGAATATTTCTTAAAAGATAAACTATCGATTTATACTGATATAGGTTATATTTTTAATCTAACAGGAAGCCAAAGTGATAATAACAGAAATCTATATTCTTCCTACCCTAGTTATGCTATCAAGCCAGAAATACGTCTTTATACGAAAAGCAATCCTCAAAAAGCATCATATCACGCCATAAAACTAATGTTTCGCAATGTAAATTATAAGGAAAACCAGTTTGTATATGAAGAGTATTTATTTGATGAAAACACGCAAAGTTGGTCAGTGTTTGGAGAAGGAATGGAAACAGATTATAGAGTAAGAAGGCGTTCGGTAGGGTTACAGTATATAAAAGGTTGGAAGGGGAGGTTTGCCAAAACTTGGATAAGCAATTTTTATTTTGGCGTTGGGTTTCGATATATTGCCAATACGCCTATAGATAAACGTCCTACACCTTTTGAGTTGAATGATTGGGGTTTGTTCAATCTAGAGTACTTAGAGTTAGAAAAAAAATATAAGTTTATGATGATAGATGTTGCTTGTGGCTTTCGAATTGGCTCAAAATTGAAGAAAAGATAGTAGCAATGGCAGTGTGCTTGTGCTTATGTAAATAAACTTTTATTGAAATAATGCAATTTTTGTTTTGTTTAAGCGTTTGAAAATCAAAGGTTTTTTATCAGATGTATAAATAAATCATAATTCTGATAGCTTTTTAATGAAGCAATAATTTGCTTTTTTAGCAGAAAAAAACCAAATTGCTTCCTTAAATACATAAAAACAAAAGTATTTGGTTATATTCAATGCTTAGCATTAATAGAAATCATCTGATAATACTATCCTATACTATTAACTTAGAAGAAATTTATTTACGAATTAAGAGAGAGAGTTTTTTAAAAACAAACTATTTTAATTGATAATACACACTAATTATGGCTATGTTCCAATCAAAAAAACAAACAGTAAGTTCGGCAGAAGTGGAAGCAAATAATATCATAGGTAAAGGCACAAAGATTATAGGAGATTTGCTCACACAAGGAAATATAAGAATAGATGGAGAAATAAATGGAAATATCACTTCTAAATCTAAGGTAGCGTTAGGGGCTGGTTCTAAGCTAGAGGGAAATCTAGTATCTAGCAATGCAGAGATAGAAGGTGAGGTTACAGGAAACATTTTTGTAGCAGAATTGCTTATTCTAAAAGCCAATGCAGTTATCAATGGTGATGTATGCACACTAAGAATGATAACAGAACCAGGGGCTAAAATAAATGGACAGTGCAAAGTTGGAGAAGCTCCAAAAGTAACAACTTCTCTATCAAGTTCTGCACTAAACGGAACATCTAAACCTGTACTAAATGGCAAACCAAAAGAACGAGAACTCGCAACCTCAAGATAATGCTCAAAATAAAGATGATAATCTAGAAGATGAACTCTATAAAGAATTAGAAAAAAGACTGGATGGCATAGAAGATAAGTTTGAACAAAATGTCAGAAACCATCTAAATTCTAAGGAAGAGGAAAAAGAAAAGCACTATCACTTTCAAGAGGATTCTTTGAATGATTTTGAAGTAGAAGAAGAAACTGAAGTAAATATTCCTATTTCTCCAAAAAAAATAGAACCAGAACCTACATTCAAAAATTCTTATACAGAAAAAATTAATATAGCTTCTAAAAAAAGAGAAGAGGCTTTAGCCAAACCACCCAATAAATATCTCAAATATGGAGGTATTGGTGCAGAAATGATAGGTTCAGTGATTTTGGGAAGTTTTGCAGGAAATTGGCTAGATAAAAAAATGGAACTTGATTTTCCTGTTTTTACTATTGTACTGATTTTCTTAGGTCTAACAGCCACCTTCTATCACCTCATAAGGCAACTCAATGCCGACCAAAAAGAAGACGAAAACACTAAAAATACAAAAGACTAAATCTTTAGTTTT contains:
- a CDS encoding bactofilin family protein — encoded protein: MFQSKKQTVSSAEVEANNIIGKGTKIIGDLLTQGNIRIDGEINGNITSKSKVALGAGSKLEGNLVSSNAEIEGEVTGNIFVAELLILKANAVINGDVCTLRMITEPGAKINGQCKVGEAPKVTTSLSSSALNGTSKPVLNGKPKERELATSR
- a CDS encoding AtpZ/AtpI family protein; this translates as MANQKNENSQPQDNAQNKDDNLEDELYKELEKRLDGIEDKFEQNVRNHLNSKEEEKEKHYHFQEDSLNDFEVEEETEVNIPISPKKIEPEPTFKNSYTEKINIASKKREEALAKPPNKYLKYGGIGAEMIGSVILGSFAGNWLDKKMELDFPVFTIVLIFLGLTATFYHLIRQLNADQKEDENTKNTKD